The following are encoded in a window of Streptomyces sp. Go-475 genomic DNA:
- a CDS encoding DeoR/GlpR family DNA-binding transcription regulator, which yields MLAERRHQLILRALRSGGPAAVTDLSEQLGVSPATIRRDLVKLEEDGLLTRVHGGAVVEEGDQPFAEVAEVRVAEKDAIAARAAEMITDGQSVLLDIGTTAFRLARQLHGRRLTVITSNLVVYEELADDEGIELVLLGGMVRREYRSLVGFLTEDNLRQLHADWLFLGTSGVRPGGQVMDTTVVEVPVKRAMIRAGEKVVLLADAAKFPGHGMAKVCGPEDLDVVVTNEPVDTATRASLQEAGVEVVVAGKVQA from the coding sequence CCAACTCATCCTGCGGGCCCTGCGCTCCGGCGGCCCCGCAGCTGTGACCGACCTCTCCGAGCAGCTGGGTGTGAGTCCGGCCACCATCAGGCGTGACCTGGTGAAACTCGAGGAGGACGGCCTGCTGACGCGGGTCCACGGCGGGGCCGTGGTCGAGGAGGGCGACCAGCCCTTCGCCGAGGTCGCCGAGGTGCGCGTGGCCGAGAAGGACGCGATAGCCGCGCGCGCCGCCGAGATGATCACGGATGGTCAGTCGGTGCTGCTGGACATCGGTACGACCGCCTTCCGGCTGGCCCGGCAGCTGCACGGCCGCCGCCTCACGGTGATCACCAGCAACCTGGTGGTCTACGAGGAGCTCGCCGACGACGAGGGCATCGAGCTGGTCCTGCTCGGCGGCATGGTCCGCCGCGAGTACCGCTCCCTGGTCGGTTTCCTCACCGAGGACAACCTGCGCCAGCTGCACGCCGACTGGCTCTTCCTCGGCACCAGCGGCGTGCGGCCCGGCGGGCAGGTCATGGACACCACGGTCGTGGAGGTGCCGGTCAAGCGCGCCATGATCAGGGCCGGTGAGAAGGTCGTGCTGCTCGCCGACGCGGCGAAGTTCCCGGGGCACGGCATGGCGAAGGTCTGCGGTCCCGAGGACCTGGACGTGGTGGTGACGAACGAGCCGGTCGACACGGCGACGCGGGCCTCCTTGCAGGAGGCGGGCGTCGAGGTCGTCGTGGCGGGAAAGGTGCAAGCGTGA
- a CDS encoding ATP-grasp domain-containing protein, producing the protein MVSRVRVWLNRTYAENVFFMDQLRRNPSDRAVEIHATHGDPDSPVLAAADTAELEPENLSPAGYVEYALDQCARRGIDVFVPRLHQSAIVAHRAEFEAAGTAVLAPPPEAVAVFQDKVIAYEAVQAIGVPVPPWWRVRSGDELVAAVEELEAGGYKACFKPASGAGGVGFRVITRTPFSLMHLGGFPSPYVQLDLVVEALRRAEEPVDWLVMPRLEQPEVSVDCLTGPDSRVRLAVGRTKNGRRRGFTLNEQWLDPARRIAEGFGLHYLSNIQFRMFGEQPVLMDVNTRPAGGLHQLSLCGVNAPWAAVQLALGEDPGEMVPPFLGQDYTVVSGPRPLRPVSLPQQRPEAAEPLPAVPVDSVEAPVQATTVEALRL; encoded by the coding sequence ATGGTCTCTCGCGTACGCGTCTGGCTCAACCGCACGTACGCGGAGAACGTGTTCTTCATGGATCAGCTGCGGAGAAATCCCAGCGACCGGGCCGTCGAGATCCACGCGACCCACGGTGACCCCGACTCGCCCGTGCTGGCCGCCGCCGACACCGCCGAGCTGGAACCCGAGAACCTCTCCCCCGCCGGGTACGTCGAGTACGCGCTGGACCAGTGCGCGCGGCGCGGCATCGACGTGTTCGTGCCCCGGCTGCACCAGTCGGCGATCGTCGCTCACCGCGCCGAGTTCGAGGCGGCCGGCACGGCGGTGCTGGCGCCGCCGCCCGAAGCGGTGGCCGTCTTCCAGGACAAGGTGATCGCCTACGAGGCGGTCCAGGCGATCGGCGTTCCGGTGCCGCCGTGGTGGCGGGTCCGATCGGGTGACGAACTGGTGGCCGCCGTCGAGGAGTTGGAGGCCGGCGGGTACAAGGCGTGCTTCAAGCCGGCGTCCGGGGCGGGCGGGGTGGGATTCCGCGTGATCACCCGCACGCCGTTCTCGCTGATGCACCTGGGCGGTTTCCCCAGCCCGTACGTGCAGCTCGACCTGGTCGTGGAGGCGCTGCGGCGGGCCGAGGAGCCGGTCGACTGGCTGGTGATGCCGCGCCTGGAGCAGCCCGAGGTGTCGGTGGACTGCCTGACCGGCCCGGACAGCCGGGTCCGGCTGGCGGTGGGCCGCACCAAGAACGGCCGCCGCCGGGGCTTCACGCTGAACGAGCAGTGGCTGGACCCGGCGCGGCGGATCGCGGAGGGCTTCGGGCTGCACTACCTGTCCAACATCCAGTTCCGGATGTTCGGCGAGCAGCCGGTCCTGATGGACGTCAACACCCGCCCGGCCGGCGGGCTGCACCAGCTGTCGCTGTGCGGTGTCAACGCGCCCTGGGCGGCGGTGCAGCTGGCGCTCGGCGAGGACCCGGGCGAGATGGTCCCGCCGTTCCTGGGCCAGGACTACACGGTCGTGTCGGGACCGCGTCCGCTGCGGCCGGTGTCGCTGCCCCAGCAGCGGCCGGAGGCGGCGGAGCCGCTGCCGGCGGTGCCGGTCGACTCCGTCGAGGCGCCCGTACAGGCCACCACGGTCGAGGCCCTGCGGCTCTAG
- a CDS encoding 6-phospho-beta-glucosidase gives MRLTILGGGGFRVPLVYGALLADHAEGRVTHVVLHDLDAGRLSAVTRVLTEQAAGVPDAPEVTATTDLDEALRGADFVFSAIRVGGLEGRANDERVALAEGVLGQETVGAGGIAYGLRTVPVAVDIARRVARLAPEAWVINFTNPAGLVTEAMSRHLGDRVIGICDSPVGLGRRIARVLGANPKEAWIDYVGLNHLGWVRGLRVAGRDELPRLLADPDLLGSFEEGKLFGTDWLRSLGAIPNEYLHYYYFNREAVRAYQQAEKTRGAFLHEQQARFYAEMRNPEAPAWKVWDDTRAEREATYMAENRETAGAGERDEDDLSGGYEKVALALMRAIARDERTTLILNVRNQHTLSVLDTDAVIEVPCLVDANGAHPVTVDPLPDHATGLVCAVKAVEREVLAAADSGSRASAVKAFALHPLVDSVNVARRLVDGYTAVHPGLAYLK, from the coding sequence GTGAGGCTGACGATTCTGGGCGGCGGAGGATTCCGCGTGCCACTGGTGTACGGGGCGCTCCTGGCGGACCACGCCGAGGGCCGGGTGACCCACGTCGTCCTGCACGATCTGGACGCCGGCCGGCTCTCGGCGGTGACGCGGGTCCTCACCGAGCAGGCGGCCGGTGTTCCCGACGCGCCCGAGGTGACCGCCACCACCGACCTCGACGAGGCGCTGCGCGGCGCCGACTTCGTGTTCTCCGCGATCCGCGTCGGCGGTCTGGAGGGCCGGGCGAACGACGAGCGGGTGGCCCTGGCGGAGGGCGTCCTCGGCCAGGAGACGGTCGGCGCCGGCGGCATCGCCTACGGCCTGCGCACGGTCCCGGTCGCCGTCGACATCGCCCGGCGGGTGGCCCGGCTCGCGCCCGAGGCGTGGGTCATCAACTTCACCAACCCGGCCGGGCTGGTCACCGAGGCCATGTCCCGCCACCTCGGCGACCGCGTCATCGGCATCTGCGACTCCCCGGTCGGCCTCGGCCGCCGCATCGCCCGCGTGCTCGGCGCGAACCCCAAGGAGGCGTGGATCGACTACGTCGGCCTCAACCACCTCGGCTGGGTGCGCGGCCTGCGCGTCGCCGGCCGGGACGAGCTCCCGCGCCTGCTCGCCGACCCCGACCTGCTCGGCTCCTTCGAGGAGGGCAAGCTCTTCGGCACCGACTGGCTGCGCTCCCTCGGGGCGATCCCGAACGAATACCTGCACTACTACTACTTCAACCGCGAGGCCGTCCGCGCCTACCAGCAGGCCGAGAAGACCCGCGGTGCCTTCCTGCACGAGCAGCAGGCCCGCTTCTACGCCGAGATGCGCAACCCCGAAGCCCCCGCGTGGAAGGTCTGGGACGACACCCGCGCCGAGCGCGAGGCCACCTACATGGCCGAGAACCGGGAGACCGCGGGCGCCGGCGAACGCGACGAGGACGACCTGTCCGGCGGCTACGAGAAGGTCGCCCTCGCCCTGATGCGGGCCATCGCCCGCGACGAGCGCACCACCCTGATCCTCAACGTCCGCAACCAGCACACGCTGTCGGTGCTGGACACGGACGCCGTCATCGAGGTCCCCTGCCTCGTCGACGCCAACGGCGCCCACCCCGTCACCGTCGATCCGCTGCCCGACCACGCCACCGGCCTGGTCTGCGCGGTCAAGGCGGTCGAGCGCGAGGTGCTGGCCGCAGCCGACTCCGGCTCCCGTGCGAGTGCTGTGAAAGCCTTTGCCCTGCACCCGCTCGTCGACTCCGTCAACGTGGCCCGGCGCCTCGTCGACGGGTACACCGCCGTCCACCCCGGCCTCGCCTACCTCAAGTAG
- a CDS encoding glycoside hydrolase family 38 C-terminal domain-containing protein, whose translation MHDESRRIEERVQRLHDQRIKTAVYAATVPFEVEAWQAPGEPVPFEEAAAASYEPFAMGTPWGPPWGTTWFRMRGQVPAEWAGKRVEAVIDLGFVGDWPGNQAEALVHLTDGTPLKAVNPLNQYVPIANPATGGETVDYLVEAASNPDILADNFSKVTPLGDKLTAGDKPLYTFRSADIAVLDEEVWHLDLDVQVLRELMLELGEHDPRRHEIAHALDRAMDLLDLDDVSGSAAAVREALKPALSKPAHASAHTISGVGHAHIDSAWLWPIRETKRKTSRTFSNVTSLADEYDDFIFACSQAQQYEWVRDNYPKVWARIQESVKNGQWAPVGGMWVESDGNLPGGEAVARQFVHGKRFFMDHFGIETKGVWLPDSFGYNAAYPQIAKLAGNEWFLTQKISWNQTNKFPHHTFWWEGIDGTRIFTHFPPVDTYNARFSGEEMSRAVRNYQEKGGASRSLAPFGWGDGGGGPTREIMERARRLADLEGSPKVVVEHPDEFFAKAREEYPDAPVWVGELYLELHRATYTSQARTKQGNRRSEHLLREAELWATTAALHAPGYSYPYEKLDRLWKTVLLHQFHDILPGSSIAWVHREAEAEYARVARELNELTAEAVAALGTGGPRVFNTSPCDRAEVIRTADGAPVYVEVPASGSAPLTDAEPPQPVTVNGRTLDNGLVRVEVAEDGTLASVFDLRAGREVLAEPGNLLRLHTDLPNYWDAWDIDKHYKNRYTDLLDASSVTVVEQDPLLGAIRVERDFGKGSKITQTITVRAGSPRIDIETDIDWHETEKILKAAFPVDIRAPHSSAEIQFGHIQRPTHTNTSWEAARFEVSGHRWVHLGEPGYGVAVINDSTYGHDVSRTVREDGGTTTTVRLSLVRAPRIPDPEADQGRHRFTYALLPGATIEDAVAEGYALNLPLRVADAAGAPAPVVSVEGEGVTVEAVKLADDTSGDVVVRLYESRGGRATGVLRTGFPLAGAQITDLLERPLEDAEIADGAVPVTLRPFQILTLRLRRG comes from the coding sequence ATGCATGACGAAAGCCGCCGGATCGAAGAGCGCGTGCAGCGCCTCCACGACCAGCGCATCAAGACCGCGGTCTACGCGGCCACCGTCCCCTTCGAGGTGGAGGCGTGGCAGGCTCCCGGGGAGCCGGTTCCCTTCGAGGAGGCGGCCGCCGCCTCCTACGAGCCGTTCGCGATGGGCACCCCCTGGGGCCCGCCCTGGGGCACCACCTGGTTCCGCATGCGCGGACAGGTGCCCGCGGAGTGGGCCGGCAAGCGCGTCGAGGCCGTCATCGACCTCGGCTTCGTCGGCGACTGGCCCGGCAACCAGGCCGAGGCCCTCGTCCACCTCACGGACGGCACCCCGCTCAAGGCGGTGAACCCGCTCAACCAGTACGTCCCGATCGCCAACCCGGCGACCGGCGGCGAGACGGTCGACTACCTGGTCGAGGCCGCCTCCAACCCGGACATCCTCGCGGACAACTTCTCCAAGGTCACGCCCCTCGGCGACAAGCTGACCGCGGGCGACAAGCCCCTCTACACCTTCCGCAGCGCGGACATCGCCGTCCTCGACGAGGAGGTCTGGCACCTCGACCTCGACGTGCAGGTGCTGCGCGAGCTGATGCTGGAACTCGGCGAGCACGACCCGCGCCGGCACGAGATCGCGCACGCCCTCGACCGGGCCATGGACCTGCTCGACCTGGACGACGTCTCCGGCTCGGCCGCCGCCGTGCGCGAGGCGCTGAAGCCGGCGCTGTCCAAGCCCGCGCACGCCAGCGCGCACACGATCTCCGGCGTCGGCCACGCCCACATCGACTCGGCCTGGCTGTGGCCGATCCGCGAGACCAAGCGCAAGACGTCCCGCACGTTCTCCAACGTCACGTCCCTCGCCGACGAGTACGACGACTTCATCTTCGCCTGCTCCCAGGCCCAGCAGTACGAATGGGTCCGCGACAACTACCCGAAGGTCTGGGCCCGCATCCAGGAGTCGGTCAAGAACGGCCAGTGGGCGCCGGTCGGCGGCATGTGGGTCGAGTCCGACGGCAACCTGCCCGGCGGCGAGGCCGTCGCCCGCCAGTTCGTCCACGGCAAGCGGTTCTTCATGGACCACTTCGGCATCGAGACCAAGGGCGTGTGGCTGCCGGACTCCTTCGGCTACAACGCGGCCTACCCGCAGATCGCCAAGCTCGCCGGCAACGAGTGGTTCCTCACCCAGAAGATCTCCTGGAACCAGACCAACAAGTTCCCCCACCACACCTTCTGGTGGGAGGGCATCGACGGCACCCGCATCTTCACGCACTTCCCGCCGGTCGACACCTACAACGCCCGTTTCAGCGGCGAGGAGATGTCCCGCGCGGTCCGCAACTACCAGGAGAAGGGCGGCGCCTCCCGCTCCCTGGCGCCCTTCGGCTGGGGCGACGGCGGTGGCGGCCCCACCCGCGAGATCATGGAACGCGCCCGCCGGCTCGCGGACCTGGAGGGCTCCCCGAAGGTCGTCGTCGAACACCCCGACGAGTTCTTCGCCAAGGCCCGCGAGGAGTACCCCGACGCGCCCGTGTGGGTCGGTGAGCTCTACCTGGAGCTGCACCGCGCCACCTACACCTCCCAGGCCCGCACCAAGCAGGGCAACCGCCGCTCCGAGCACCTCCTGCGCGAGGCCGAGCTGTGGGCGACCACGGCCGCGCTGCACGCGCCGGGCTACTCCTACCCCTACGAGAAGCTGGACCGGCTCTGGAAGACGGTGCTGCTGCACCAGTTCCACGACATCCTGCCCGGTTCCTCCATCGCCTGGGTGCACCGCGAGGCCGAGGCCGAGTACGCCCGCGTCGCCCGCGAGCTGAACGAGCTGACCGCCGAGGCGGTGGCCGCGCTCGGCACCGGCGGACCCCGCGTCTTCAACACCAGCCCCTGCGACCGCGCCGAAGTGATCCGGACCGCCGACGGCGCACCGGTGTACGTGGAGGTGCCCGCGAGCGGCTCCGCGCCCCTCACCGACGCCGAGCCCCCGCAGCCGGTGACGGTGAACGGCCGGACCCTCGACAACGGACTGGTCCGGGTCGAGGTCGCCGAGGACGGCACGCTGGCCTCGGTGTTCGACCTGCGCGCCGGCCGAGAGGTCCTCGCCGAGCCGGGCAACCTGCTCCGTCTGCACACCGACCTGCCCAACTACTGGGACGCCTGGGACATCGACAAGCACTACAAGAACCGCTACACCGACCTCCTCGACGCCTCGTCCGTCACAGTCGTCGAGCAGGACCCGCTCCTCGGCGCGATCCGCGTCGAGCGGGACTTCGGCAAGGGCTCGAAGATCACCCAGACGATCACCGTCCGCGCCGGCAGCCCCCGGATCGACATCGAGACGGACATCGACTGGCACGAGACCGAGAAGATCCTCAAGGCGGCCTTCCCGGTCGACATCCGCGCCCCGCACTCCTCCGCCGAGATCCAGTTCGGCCACATCCAGCGCCCCACCCACACCAACACCAGCTGGGAGGCGGCCCGCTTCGAGGTCTCCGGCCACCGCTGGGTGCACCTCGGCGAACCCGGCTACGGCGTCGCGGTCATCAACGACTCCACCTACGGCCACGACGTCTCCCGCACGGTCCGCGAGGACGGCGGCACCACCACCACCGTCCGCCTCAGCCTGGTCCGCGCCCCGCGCATCCCGGACCCCGAGGCCGACCAGGGCCGCCACCGCTTCACCTACGCGCTGCTGCCCGGCGCGACCATCGAGGACGCCGTCGCCGAGGGCTACGCCCTCAACCTCCCGCTCCGCGTGGCCGACGCGGCAGGCGCCCCCGCACCGGTCGTCTCCGTCGAGGGCGAGGGCGTGACCGTGGAGGCGGTCAAGCTCGCCGACGACACCTCCGGCGACGTTGTCGTACGGCTCTACGAGTCCCGCGGCGGCCGCGCCACCGGCGTCCTGCGCACCGGCTTCCCGCTCGCCGGCGCCCAGATCACCGACCTGCTGGAGCGCCCGCTGGAGGACGCGGAGATCGCCGACGGAGCTGTCCCCGTCACGCTGCGGCCCTTCCAGATCCTGACGCTCCGCCTGCGAAGGGGCTGA
- a CDS encoding alpha-L-fucosidase, whose translation MAVQPWFTDAKLGIFVHWGVYAVDGVQESWSFYDDIVPYDRYMSQLDRFTAARYDPRDWAKLFARAGAKYAVLTSRHHDGVALWDSAYGDLNVGRDLIAGYADALREQGLKVGLYYSHSDWSHPDYASTRKPGRPPELEDNRYSEVAAEHEDLEAWERFLAYRDGQIRELTQRYKPDLMWFDGEWDRSEEQWRIRELAALIRSEVPDVVLNARMLSEGDYATPEQGAPVVPPEGPWELCLTINDSWGHQHHDHHHKSVDQLIRYFTETIGGGGNLLLSVGPREDGTITDEQRERLEGLGAWIARHAQAVYGTGRGLPPGHHYGPSTLSRDRRTLYLILFDAPRAQINVRGLLSEVRRVTVLGSGTELPHHVTGGLHETPGILWIQPPAAADLDPHATVLAVELDGELELYRGAGRF comes from the coding sequence ATGGCCGTGCAACCGTGGTTCACGGACGCCAAACTCGGCATCTTCGTCCACTGGGGCGTCTACGCCGTCGACGGCGTCCAGGAGTCCTGGTCGTTCTACGACGACATCGTCCCCTACGACCGGTACATGTCCCAGCTGGACCGGTTCACGGCCGCCCGCTACGACCCGCGCGACTGGGCGAAGCTCTTCGCGCGGGCCGGAGCGAAGTACGCCGTGCTGACCAGCCGCCACCACGACGGCGTCGCCCTGTGGGACAGCGCGTACGGCGACCTGAACGTGGGCCGGGACCTGATCGCCGGGTACGCGGACGCCCTGCGCGAGCAGGGCCTCAAGGTCGGCCTGTACTACTCGCACTCGGACTGGAGCCACCCCGACTACGCCTCCACGCGCAAGCCCGGCCGCCCGCCGGAGCTGGAGGACAACCGCTACTCGGAGGTCGCGGCCGAGCACGAGGACCTCGAGGCCTGGGAACGCTTCCTGGCCTACCGCGACGGCCAGATCCGCGAGCTGACCCAGCGCTACAAGCCGGACCTGATGTGGTTCGACGGCGAGTGGGACCGCAGCGAGGAGCAGTGGCGCATCCGGGAACTCGCCGCTCTCATCCGCTCCGAGGTACCGGACGTCGTCCTCAACGCCCGCATGCTGAGCGAGGGCGACTACGCGACGCCGGAACAAGGCGCCCCCGTCGTCCCGCCCGAGGGCCCCTGGGAGCTGTGCCTCACGATCAACGACTCCTGGGGCCACCAGCACCACGACCACCACCACAAGTCGGTCGACCAGCTGATCCGCTACTTCACCGAGACCATCGGCGGCGGAGGCAACCTGCTCCTCAGCGTCGGCCCGCGCGAGGACGGCACGATCACGGACGAGCAGCGGGAACGGCTGGAAGGCCTCGGCGCCTGGATCGCCCGGCACGCGCAGGCCGTGTACGGCACCGGACGGGGACTCCCGCCGGGACACCACTACGGCCCGAGCACCCTCTCCCGGGACCGCCGCACCCTCTACCTGATCCTCTTCGACGCCCCGCGCGCCCAGATCAACGTCCGCGGCCTGCTCAGCGAGGTCCGCCGCGTCACGGTCCTGGGCAGCGGCACGGAACTGCCCCACCACGTCACCGGCGGCCTGCACGAGACCCCGGGCATCCTCTGGATCCAACCCCCCGCGGCGGCGGACCTCGACCCGCACGCCACGGTGCTGGCCGTCGAACTGGACGGGGAACTGGAGCTGTACCGCGGCGCCGGCCGCTTCTGA
- a CDS encoding metallophosphoesterase translates to MASTAGGAGQLLAISDLHIGYPENRALVEEMRPGTDEDWLLVAGDVAETVADIRWALKTLAARFRKVVWVPGNHELWTHPSDTVTLRGVARYEYLVELCRDLGVTTPEDPYPVWEGPGGPVAVAPLFLLYDYSFLPAGCTTKEQGLEYAHGTGIVCSDEYLLHPDPYPSREAWCRARVAATERRLAELPGDLPVIPVNHYPLDRHPMDVLWHPEFAMWCGTGLTADWHRRFPVHTMVYGHLHIPRTTFHEGVRFEEVSVGYPREWRKRPGPPGRLRRILPREGEER, encoded by the coding sequence GTGGCGTCGACGGCCGGTGGTGCCGGACAACTGCTGGCCATCAGCGATCTGCACATCGGCTACCCGGAGAACCGCGCCCTGGTCGAGGAGATGCGGCCCGGGACGGACGAGGACTGGCTGCTCGTCGCCGGTGACGTCGCGGAGACCGTGGCCGACATCCGCTGGGCCCTGAAGACCCTCGCGGCGCGTTTCCGCAAGGTCGTCTGGGTGCCCGGCAACCACGAGCTGTGGACCCATCCGAGCGACACCGTCACCCTGCGCGGCGTCGCCCGATACGAGTACCTGGTCGAGCTGTGCCGGGACCTCGGCGTGACGACACCGGAGGACCCCTACCCCGTCTGGGAGGGCCCCGGCGGCCCCGTCGCCGTCGCCCCGCTGTTCCTGCTGTACGACTACTCGTTCCTGCCCGCCGGGTGCACCACCAAGGAACAGGGCCTCGAATACGCCCACGGCACCGGGATCGTGTGCAGCGACGAGTACCTGCTGCACCCCGACCCGTACCCGAGCCGGGAGGCCTGGTGCCGCGCCCGGGTCGCCGCGACCGAGCGCAGGCTCGCCGAACTGCCCGGGGACCTGCCGGTGATCCCCGTCAACCACTATCCGCTCGACCGGCACCCGATGGACGTCCTGTGGCACCCCGAGTTCGCCATGTGGTGCGGCACCGGCCTGACCGCCGACTGGCACCGCAGATTCCCGGTCCACACCATGGTCTACGGCCATCTGCACATCCCCCGGACCACCTTCCACGAGGGCGTGCGCTTCGAGGAGGTCTCGGTGGGCTATCCCCGTGAGTGGCGCAAGCGGCCCGGGCCGCCGGGGCGGCTGCGGCGCATCCTGCCGAGGGAGGGCGAGGAGCGGTGA